Proteins encoded together in one Pseudomonas asiatica window:
- a CDS encoding N-acetylmuramoyl-L-alanine amidase, translating into MRIRALVAIVGLLLTTVTVDALAVTQVKSMRLWRAPDNTRLVFDLSGPVQHSVFTLSAPDRLVIDINGATLAAPLNVATSNTPISSVRSAQRTPTDLRVVVDLKKSVTPKSFTLAPNAQYGNRLVVDLYDQEADAIAASAPTPAPAPVPTPATTPAVPVSPAQPAIKLPPVPSGKRDIVVAIDAGHGGEDPGASGSRGQHEKDIVLQIAKELQRQINSEKGFRAELTRTGDYFIPLRKRTEIARKKGADLFISIHADAAPSRAAFGASVFALSDRGATSETARWLADTENRSDLIGGAGNVSLDDKDRMLAGVLLDLSMTATLSSSLNVGQKVLGNMGRITSLHKQRVEQAGFMVLKSPDIPSILVETGFISNNNEAAKLATASHQQALARSIHTGVRQYFQQNPPPGTYIAWLRDTGKIAAGPREHTVRPGETLAMLAVRYQVSVTSLRSTNSLKTDELKVGQRLDIPATTLASQ; encoded by the coding sequence ATGCGCATACGCGCACTGGTCGCCATCGTTGGGCTGCTGCTGACAACGGTGACCGTTGACGCTCTGGCCGTCACTCAAGTCAAGAGCATGCGCCTGTGGCGCGCGCCGGACAACACGCGGCTGGTCTTTGACCTGTCTGGCCCCGTGCAACACAGCGTCTTCACCCTGAGTGCACCTGATCGCCTGGTTATCGACATCAATGGCGCGACCTTGGCCGCGCCACTGAACGTGGCTACCTCCAATACGCCGATCAGCAGCGTGCGTTCGGCTCAGCGCACCCCGACCGACCTGCGCGTGGTGGTCGACCTGAAAAAGTCGGTGACCCCGAAAAGCTTCACCCTGGCGCCCAATGCCCAATACGGCAACCGGCTGGTGGTCGACCTGTACGATCAGGAGGCTGACGCAATTGCGGCCAGCGCGCCGACTCCGGCACCCGCCCCGGTACCAACGCCTGCAACCACGCCGGCGGTGCCGGTGAGCCCGGCCCAGCCTGCCATCAAGCTACCGCCGGTACCCAGCGGAAAGCGTGACATCGTGGTTGCCATCGATGCAGGCCACGGCGGTGAGGACCCGGGTGCGTCCGGCTCGCGTGGCCAGCATGAAAAAGACATCGTGCTGCAGATCGCCAAGGAGTTGCAGCGCCAGATCAACAGCGAGAAAGGCTTCCGGGCCGAGCTGACCCGTACGGGCGACTACTTCATCCCGCTGCGCAAGCGCACGGAAATCGCCCGCAAGAAGGGCGCCGACCTGTTCATCTCGATCCACGCCGACGCCGCGCCGTCCCGCGCCGCCTTTGGTGCCTCGGTATTCGCCCTGTCGGACCGCGGCGCCACCTCGGAGACTGCGCGCTGGCTGGCCGACACGGAAAACCGTTCCGACCTGATCGGTGGTGCCGGTAACGTCAGCCTCGACGACAAGGACCGCATGCTGGCCGGCGTGCTGCTCGACCTGTCGATGACCGCCACGCTCAGCTCCAGCCTCAATGTCGGGCAGAAGGTGCTGGGCAACATGGGCCGCATTACCTCCCTGCACAAGCAGCGGGTGGAACAGGCCGGTTTCATGGTGCTGAAGTCGCCGGATATTCCGTCGATCCTCGTTGAAACCGGGTTCATCTCGAACAACAACGAAGCCGCCAAGCTGGCCACCGCCAGCCATCAGCAGGCCTTGGCCCGTTCGATCCACACTGGTGTGCGCCAGTATTTCCAGCAGAACCCACCGCCGGGCACCTACATCGCCTGGCTGCGCGACACCGGCAAGATCGCCGCTGGCCCGCGTGAGCACACGGTACGCCCTGGCGAGACCCTGGCGATGCTTGCCGTGCGCTACCAGGTCAGCGTGACCAGCCTGCGCAGCACCAACAGCCTCAAGACCGATGAACTGAAGGTCGGCCAGCGCCTCGATATCCCCGCTACCACGTTGGCCTCGCAATGA
- the tsaE gene encoding tRNA (adenosine(37)-N6)-threonylcarbamoyltransferase complex ATPase subunit type 1 TsaE yields the protein MSGLNLFLADEAATVKFGAQLAEVTGGHGVIFLEGDLGAGKTTLSRGLIRGLGHTGAVKSPTFTVVEPYEIGDVRAFHFDLYRLVDPEELEFMGIRDYFEGDPLCLFEWPQKGAGVLPKPDLTITISPQAGGRSLNLSPQGARGEAWCVALAEHYKQ from the coding sequence GTGTCTGGCTTAAACCTGTTTCTGGCCGATGAAGCGGCCACGGTCAAATTTGGCGCACAACTGGCCGAGGTGACCGGCGGTCACGGCGTTATTTTTCTGGAAGGTGACCTGGGTGCGGGCAAAACCACCCTGTCGCGTGGTCTGATTCGTGGCCTGGGCCATACTGGTGCAGTGAAAAGCCCGACCTTCACTGTGGTCGAGCCATACGAAATTGGTGATGTGCGGGCGTTCCATTTCGACCTGTATCGCCTGGTCGATCCGGAAGAGCTGGAGTTCATGGGTATTCGTGACTATTTCGAGGGCGACCCGCTGTGCCTGTTCGAGTGGCCACAAAAGGGTGCGGGCGTTTTGCCAAAGCCCGACCTGACCATTACCATAAGCCCCCAAGCGGGCGGACGCTCGCTGAACCTTTCGCCGCAGGGGGCTCGCGGCGAGGCCTGGTGCGTGGCACTGGCCGAACACTATAAACAGTAA
- the mutL gene encoding DNA mismatch repair endonuclease MutL — MTGGSRIQLLSPRLANQIAAGEVVERPASVAKELLENSLDSGARRIDVEVEQGGVKLLRVRDDGSGISADDLPLALARHATSKIRELEDLEGVLSLGFRGEALASISSVARLTLTSRTASATEAWQVETEGRDMTPRVQPAAHPVGTSVEVRDLFFNTPARRKFLKAEKTEFDHLQEVIRRLALARFDVGFHLRHNGKSILSLHEARDETARARRVGAICGPGFMEQALPIDVERNGLRLWGWVGLPTFSRSQADLQYFFVNGRAVRDKLVAHAVRQAYRDVLFNGRHPTFVLFLELEPNGVDVNVHPTKHEVRFREGRSVHDFLYGTLHRALADVRPEDQLAAPVAVPEVVRPTGPQAGEFGPQGEMRLASPVLEQPRGPQQSFSSGGSGAGYQYQYTPRPSQPLPAAEAQAVYREFYKPLDDGAVPTTLPESQGDVPPLGYALAQLKGIYILAENAIGLVLVDMHAAHERIMYERLKVAMASEGLSGQPLLVPETLALSQREADCAEEHAQWFQRLGFELQRLGPETLAIRQIPALLKQAEANRLVQDVLADLMEYGTSDRIQAHLNELLGTMACHGAVRANRRLAIPEMNALLRDMENTERSGQCNHGRPTWTQMGLDDLDKLFLRGR; from the coding sequence ATGACTGGCGGTTCGCGCATCCAGCTGCTCAGCCCGCGGCTGGCCAACCAGATTGCCGCCGGCGAGGTTGTCGAGCGGCCGGCCTCTGTCGCCAAAGAGTTGCTGGAGAACAGCCTGGACTCCGGCGCCCGGCGTATCGACGTGGAAGTTGAGCAGGGCGGCGTCAAGCTGCTGCGGGTGCGTGACGATGGCAGCGGCATTTCCGCCGACGACCTGCCGCTGGCCCTGGCCCGTCACGCCACCAGCAAGATCCGCGAGCTGGAAGACCTGGAAGGGGTATTGAGCCTGGGCTTCCGTGGTGAGGCCCTGGCCTCGATCAGCTCGGTGGCGCGCCTGACCCTTACCTCGCGTACCGCCAGCGCTACCGAGGCCTGGCAGGTGGAAACCGAAGGCCGCGACATGACCCCGCGGGTGCAGCCGGCGGCGCACCCGGTGGGTACTTCGGTGGAAGTGCGCGACCTGTTCTTCAATACCCCGGCCCGGCGCAAGTTCCTCAAGGCCGAGAAAACCGAATTCGATCACCTGCAGGAAGTGATACGGCGCCTGGCGCTGGCGCGCTTCGATGTCGGCTTCCACCTGCGCCACAACGGCAAGAGCATCCTCAGCCTGCACGAGGCCCGCGATGAAACCGCCCGTGCGCGGCGGGTGGGCGCCATCTGCGGCCCGGGCTTCATGGAGCAGGCGCTGCCGATCGACGTGGAACGCAACGGCCTTCGCCTTTGGGGCTGGGTCGGCCTGCCGACGTTCTCGCGCAGCCAGGCAGACCTGCAGTATTTCTTCGTCAACGGCCGTGCGGTGCGCGACAAGCTGGTCGCCCACGCCGTGCGCCAGGCTTACCGCGACGTGCTGTTCAATGGTCGGCACCCGACCTTTGTGCTGTTCCTGGAGCTGGAGCCCAACGGCGTCGACGTCAACGTGCACCCGACCAAGCACGAAGTGCGTTTCCGCGAGGGGCGCTCGGTGCACGACTTCTTGTATGGCACCCTGCATCGCGCCCTGGCCGATGTGCGCCCGGAAGACCAGTTGGCGGCGCCAGTTGCCGTACCCGAAGTGGTCCGCCCCACGGGCCCGCAGGCCGGTGAGTTCGGCCCCCAGGGCGAAATGCGCCTGGCCTCGCCGGTGCTCGAGCAGCCGCGTGGCCCGCAGCAGTCATTCTCCAGCGGTGGTAGTGGTGCGGGTTACCAGTACCAGTACACGCCGCGCCCCTCGCAGCCGCTGCCGGCCGCCGAGGCACAGGCGGTGTATCGCGAATTTTACAAACCGCTGGATGACGGCGCGGTGCCGACGACGCTGCCTGAAAGCCAGGGCGATGTTCCACCGCTGGGCTACGCGTTGGCGCAGCTCAAGGGTATCTACATCCTGGCCGAGAATGCCATTGGCCTGGTGCTGGTAGACATGCACGCCGCTCACGAGCGCATCATGTACGAGCGCCTCAAGGTGGCCATGGCCAGCGAAGGCCTCAGCGGCCAGCCGCTGCTGGTGCCCGAGACCCTGGCCCTGAGCCAGCGTGAAGCAGACTGCGCCGAAGAGCACGCGCAGTGGTTCCAACGGCTGGGTTTCGAACTGCAGCGTCTGGGCCCCGAGACCTTGGCTATCCGCCAGATCCCGGCTTTGCTCAAGCAGGCCGAGGCCAACCGCCTGGTGCAGGATGTACTCGCCGACCTGATGGAATACGGCACCAGCGACCGTATCCAGGCGCACCTCAACGAGCTGCTCGGTACCATGGCCTGTCACGGTGCCGTGCGCGCCAACCGGCGCCTGGCGATCCCCGAGATGAACGCCCTGCTGCGTGACATGGAAAACACCGAGCGCAGCGGCCAGTGCAACCATGGTCGCCCCACCTGGACCCAGATGGGCCTGGACGACCTGGACAAACTCTTCCTGCGCGGTCGATGA
- the hflK gene encoding FtsH protease activity modulator HflK: MAWNEPGGNSNNQDPWGGRRNGGGGGGDKKGPPDLDEAFRKLQDSLNGMFGSGKKRGGGGRNVGKGGGLGLLGIGLAVLAAIWLYSAVYVVDEQEQAVVLRFGKYYETVGPGLNIYFPPIDRKYMENVTRERAYTKQGQMLTEDENIVEVPLTVQYKISNLQDFVLNVDQPEVSLQHATESALRHVVGSTSMDQVLTEGREQMAVDIRERLQRFLDTYRTGITVTQVNVQSAAAPREVQEAFDDVIRAREDEQRARNQAESYANGVVPEARGQAQRIIEDANGYRDEVIARAKGEADRFTKLVAEYRKAPDVTRQRLYLETMQEVYSNSSKVMVATKDGQNNLLYLPLDKMVEGSRNSSAPTTSVSPSVNDAAARAAQDLQQQQQPLRTRESR, translated from the coding sequence ATGGCTTGGAACGAGCCGGGTGGCAACTCGAACAATCAGGATCCCTGGGGCGGTCGCCGGAATGGCGGTGGCGGCGGTGGTGACAAGAAAGGTCCACCGGACCTGGACGAGGCCTTCCGCAAATTGCAGGACAGCCTGAACGGCATGTTCGGCAGTGGCAAGAAACGTGGCGGCGGTGGCCGCAATGTCGGCAAGGGCGGTGGCCTGGGCCTGCTGGGCATCGGCCTGGCGGTGCTGGCTGCTATCTGGCTGTACAGCGCCGTGTACGTGGTCGACGAGCAGGAGCAGGCCGTGGTGCTGCGCTTCGGCAAGTACTATGAGACGGTCGGCCCCGGCCTGAACATCTACTTCCCGCCGATCGATCGCAAGTACATGGAGAACGTCACGCGCGAGCGTGCCTATACCAAGCAGGGCCAGATGCTGACCGAAGACGAGAACATCGTCGAGGTACCGCTGACCGTCCAGTACAAGATCAGCAACCTGCAGGACTTCGTGCTCAACGTCGACCAGCCTGAGGTCAGCCTGCAGCACGCGACCGAGAGTGCCCTGCGCCATGTGGTGGGCTCCACCTCGATGGACCAGGTGCTGACCGAAGGTCGTGAGCAGATGGCCGTGGATATCCGCGAGCGCCTGCAGCGTTTCCTCGACACCTACCGTACCGGTATCACTGTCACCCAGGTCAACGTACAGAGCGCGGCTGCACCGCGTGAAGTGCAGGAAGCCTTCGACGACGTGATCCGAGCCCGTGAAGACGAGCAGCGTGCCCGCAACCAGGCCGAGTCCTACGCCAATGGCGTGGTACCGGAAGCCCGTGGTCAGGCCCAGCGCATCATCGAGGACGCCAACGGTTACCGCGACGAAGTCATTGCCCGCGCCAAGGGTGAGGCCGATCGCTTCACCAAGCTGGTCGCCGAGTACCGCAAAGCACCTGACGTGACCCGTCAGCGCCTGTATCTGGAGACCATGCAAGAGGTCTACAGCAATTCGAGCAAGGTCATGGTGGCAACCAAGGACGGGCAGAACAACCTGCTCTACCTGCCGCTGGACAAGATGGTCGAAGGCAGCCGCAACTCGTCCGCGCCGACCACCAGCGTGTCGCCATCGGTCAACGATGCGGCCGCCCGTGCGGCGCAGGACCTGCAACAGCAACAGCAGCCGCTGCGTACTAGGGAGAGCCGCTGA
- the queG gene encoding tRNA epoxyqueuosine(34) reductase QueG: MSVCTPDLAQLAQSIKIWGQELGFAHVGIAGVDLGEHEHHLQRWLDAGYQGEMDYLGAHGSKRAHPEQLIPGTVRVVSLRMDYLPGDTQMAQRLAQPEKAYVSRYALGRDYHKLVRKRVQFLADRIQEAIGPFGYRAFVDSAPVLEKALAEQAGLGWIGKNTLLLNRKAGSYFFLAELFVDLPLPVDEATTSEHCGRCQACLDICPTQAFVGPYVLDARRCISYLTIELRGPIPVELRSKMGNRVFGCDDCQIVCPWNRFARHSQEQDFQPRHGLENAELAEMFLWDERTFLRKTEGGPLRRAGYERWLRNLAVGLGNAPSTIPVIEALKARREDASELVREHVEWALAQHGVS, encoded by the coding sequence ATGTCCGTCTGTACGCCTGACCTCGCCCAACTGGCCCAATCGATCAAGATTTGGGGCCAAGAACTCGGTTTTGCCCATGTTGGCATCGCCGGGGTAGACCTTGGCGAACACGAACACCACCTGCAGCGCTGGCTCGACGCCGGCTACCAGGGCGAGATGGATTACCTGGGTGCCCACGGCAGCAAGCGTGCACACCCAGAGCAATTGATCCCTGGCACGGTACGCGTGGTATCGCTGCGCATGGACTACCTGCCCGGCGACACACAGATGGCGCAGCGCCTGGCACAGCCCGAAAAAGCCTACGTATCGCGCTACGCCCTGGGCCGGGATTACCACAAGCTGGTGCGCAAGCGCGTGCAGTTCCTGGCCGATCGCATTCAGGAAGCCATCGGCCCGTTCGGCTACCGCGCCTTCGTCGACAGCGCTCCGGTGCTGGAAAAGGCCCTGGCCGAGCAGGCCGGGCTGGGCTGGATCGGCAAGAACACCCTGCTGCTCAACCGCAAGGCGGGCAGTTATTTCTTCCTCGCCGAGCTGTTCGTCGACCTGCCACTGCCGGTGGACGAAGCCACCACCAGCGAACATTGCGGGCGCTGCCAGGCCTGCCTGGACATCTGCCCGACCCAGGCCTTCGTCGGGCCGTATGTGCTGGATGCTCGGCGCTGCATCTCCTACCTGACCATCGAACTACGGGGGCCGATCCCCGTCGAGTTACGTTCGAAGATGGGCAACCGGGTGTTCGGTTGCGATGACTGCCAGATCGTCTGCCCGTGGAACCGCTTTGCCAGGCACAGCCAGGAGCAGGATTTCCAGCCACGACACGGGCTGGAGAATGCCGAGTTGGCGGAGATGTTCCTGTGGGATGAAAGGACCTTCCTGCGCAAGACCGAAGGCGGGCCATTGCGCCGGGCCGGGTATGAGCGCTGGTTGCGCAACCTGGCGGTGGGGCTTGGCAATGCGCCATCGACAATCCCGGTGATCGAAGCGCTGAAGGCGCGGCGCGAGGATGCCTCGGAGCTCGTGAGGGAGCATGTGGAGTGGGCGCTGGCGCAGCACGGCGTTTCGTAG
- a CDS encoding NAD(P)H-hydrate dehydratase → MPQTKHPSHTPQLLSSVTVAHLPARHAHAHKGDFGHVLVVGGDLGTGGAVLLSAEAALRCGAGLVSVATRPEHVTASLARLPEVMCLGASSANQLMGVLERASVLVVGPGLGQAAWGRSLLSAVANAERPQVWDADALNLLARTPLALPSGSILTPHPGEAARLLGISTEAVQADRPGAARKLARRYNSVCVLKGAGTLVADPAGQLLLCERGHPAMAGAGLGDVLTGVLAALLAQGLDAWHAAGLGVWLHACAGERLGVKGRGLAASDLAPVIRELLEEHSACLA, encoded by the coding sequence ATGCCGCAGACCAAACACCCCAGCCATACCCCTCAATTGCTCAGCAGCGTGACTGTCGCGCACCTGCCGGCACGTCATGCGCATGCCCACAAAGGCGACTTCGGCCATGTACTGGTGGTCGGTGGCGACCTTGGTACCGGAGGCGCTGTGCTGCTCAGTGCCGAAGCCGCCCTGCGCTGTGGCGCGGGGCTGGTCAGTGTGGCGACCCGGCCCGAACACGTGACTGCCAGCCTGGCGCGCCTGCCGGAGGTCATGTGCCTGGGCGCCAGTTCGGCCAACCAGCTGATGGGCGTGCTGGAGCGCGCTTCGGTGCTGGTGGTCGGCCCTGGTCTGGGCCAGGCAGCCTGGGGTCGCAGCCTGCTGTCGGCGGTGGCCAATGCCGAACGCCCGCAGGTGTGGGACGCCGATGCCCTGAACTTGCTGGCGCGCACCCCGCTGGCCCTGCCCAGTGGCAGCATCCTTACCCCGCACCCCGGGGAGGCGGCGCGGCTGCTGGGCATTTCCACCGAGGCTGTACAGGCGGATCGCCCGGGCGCTGCACGCAAGCTGGCGCGCCGTTACAACAGCGTCTGCGTGCTCAAGGGGGCCGGCACTCTGGTAGCCGACCCGGCCGGGCAACTGCTGTTGTGCGAACGTGGTCACCCGGCCATGGCCGGTGCCGGCCTTGGCGATGTGCTGACCGGCGTGCTGGCGGCGCTGTTGGCCCAAGGCCTGGATGCCTGGCACGCCGCGGGGCTGGGGGTATGGCTGCACGCCTGTGCCGGCGAGCGTCTGGGCGTAAAAGGTAGAGGCCTGGCTGCCAGCGATCTGGCGCCGGTCATTCGTGAGTTGTTGGAGGAGCATTCTGCGTGTCTGGCTTAA
- the hfq gene encoding RNA chaperone Hfq: MSKGHSLQDPYLNTLRKEKVPVSIYLVNGIKLQGSIESFDQFVVLLKNTVSQMVYKHAISTVVPARPVRLPSPSDSDHGDSEPGNA; this comes from the coding sequence ATGTCAAAAGGGCATTCGCTACAAGACCCTTACTTGAACACCTTGAGAAAAGAAAAGGTCCCGGTATCCATCTATCTGGTCAACGGCATCAAACTGCAGGGTTCGATCGAGTCCTTCGACCAGTTCGTGGTACTGCTGAAGAACACCGTCAGCCAGATGGTCTACAAGCACGCCATCTCGACCGTGGTTCCTGCCCGTCCGGTTCGCCTGCCAAGCCCGTCCGATTCCGATCACGGCGACAGCGAGCCAGGCAACGCCTGA
- the hflX gene encoding ribosome rescue GTPase HflX, whose protein sequence is MFFERHGGGERALLVHLEGQNPEAREDPQEFQELALSAGADIVSLVTVARHQPSAKYLIGSGKVEELHDLVHAEQVDLVIFNHTLTPSQERNLERVFECRVLDRTGLILDIFAQRARTHEGKLQVELAQLEHMSTRLVRGWTHLERQKGGIGLRGPGETQLETDRRLLRVRIRQIKSRLEKVRSQREQARRGRKRADIPSVSLVGYTNAGKSTLFNALTESEVYAADQLFATLDPTLRRLELNDLGPIVLADTVGFIRHLPHKLVEAFRATLEESSNSDLLLHVIDAHEPERMEQIEQVLAVLGEIGAEGLPILEVYNKLDLLEDVEPQIQRNADGKPERVWVSARDGRGLELVGQAIAELLGDDLFVGTLCLEQRFARLRAQFFALGAVQSEEHDEEGRSLLSVRLPMVELNRLVSREGMEPQVFVEQHTLQ, encoded by the coding sequence TTGTTCTTTGAGCGCCACGGTGGTGGTGAGCGGGCGTTGCTCGTTCACTTGGAAGGTCAGAACCCTGAGGCGCGCGAAGACCCGCAGGAGTTTCAGGAACTGGCATTGTCGGCCGGTGCCGACATCGTCTCGCTGGTCACGGTGGCAAGGCATCAGCCTTCCGCCAAATACCTGATTGGCAGTGGCAAGGTCGAAGAGTTGCACGACCTGGTCCATGCCGAGCAGGTAGACCTGGTGATTTTCAATCACACCCTCACGCCCAGTCAGGAGCGCAACCTCGAGCGTGTGTTCGAGTGTCGTGTGCTCGACCGCACCGGGTTGATCCTCGATATCTTCGCCCAACGGGCGCGTACCCATGAAGGCAAGCTGCAGGTCGAACTGGCCCAGCTCGAGCACATGAGCACGCGGCTGGTGCGCGGCTGGACCCACCTTGAGCGACAGAAGGGTGGTATCGGCCTGCGCGGCCCGGGTGAAACCCAGCTGGAAACCGACCGCCGCCTGTTGCGGGTGCGCATTCGCCAGATCAAGTCACGCCTGGAGAAGGTGCGCAGCCAGCGCGAGCAGGCACGCCGCGGGCGCAAGCGTGCGGACATTCCGTCGGTATCGCTGGTGGGTTATACCAACGCCGGCAAGTCCACGCTGTTCAACGCCCTGACAGAATCCGAGGTGTATGCCGCGGACCAGCTGTTCGCCACCCTCGACCCGACCCTGCGCCGGCTCGAGCTGAACGACCTGGGGCCGATCGTGCTGGCCGACACCGTGGGCTTCATTCGCCACCTGCCGCACAAGCTGGTCGAGGCATTTCGGGCTACGCTCGAAGAGTCGAGCAATTCCGACTTGTTGCTGCATGTGATCGATGCCCATGAGCCGGAGCGCATGGAGCAGATCGAGCAGGTGCTGGCGGTGTTGGGCGAGATTGGCGCCGAAGGGTTGCCGATCCTCGAGGTGTATAACAAACTCGACTTGCTCGAAGATGTCGAGCCGCAGATCCAGCGCAATGCCGATGGCAAGCCGGAACGGGTCTGGGTATCGGCACGCGATGGGCGTGGCCTGGAGCTGGTCGGCCAGGCGATTGCCGAGTTGCTGGGGGATGATCTGTTTGTCGGTACCCTGTGTCTGGAGCAGCGTTTTGCCCGCTTGCGCGCGCAATTCTTTGCCTTGGGTGCCGTGCAGAGTGAAGAGCATGATGAAGAAGGGCGCAGCCTGCTGAGCGTGCGACTGCCCATGGTCGAACTGAATCGCCTGGTCAGCCGCGAAGGCATGGAGCCGCAAGTGTTTGTCGAGCAACACACTTTGCAATAA
- the miaA gene encoding tRNA (adenosine(37)-N6)-dimethylallyltransferase MiaA translates to MSGKPPAIFLMGPTAAGKTDLAIELTKVLPCELISVDSALVYRGMDIGSAKPSKEILAAHPHRLIDIRDPAESYSAAQFRADALEAMAEITARGKIPLLVGGTMLYYKALIDGLADMPAADAAVRAELEAQAEALGLAELHRQLAEVDPESAARIHPNDPQRLIRALEVYRVSGESMTAHRQRQFAESRGADAGAGGHLPYTVASLAIAPTDRHILHQRIALRFSQMLEQGFVDEVRSLRARSDLHAGLPSIRAVGYRQVWDYLDGKLTENEMRERGIIATRQLAKRQFTWLRGWPEVHWLDSLACDNLSRTLKYLGAISILS, encoded by the coding sequence ATGAGCGGCAAGCCCCCTGCAATATTCCTGATGGGCCCGACGGCGGCCGGCAAAACCGACCTGGCCATCGAGCTGACCAAAGTACTGCCGTGCGAGCTGATCAGCGTCGATTCGGCGCTGGTCTACCGCGGCATGGACATCGGTTCGGCCAAGCCCTCCAAAGAAATCCTCGCCGCCCACCCGCACCGGCTGATCGACATTCGCGACCCGGCCGAAAGCTATTCGGCTGCGCAGTTCCGTGCCGATGCCCTGGAAGCCATGGCCGAGATCACCGCACGCGGCAAGATCCCGTTGCTGGTGGGCGGCACCATGCTCTATTACAAGGCGTTGATCGATGGCCTGGCCGATATGCCGGCGGCCGATGCCGCGGTGCGTGCCGAGCTGGAAGCCCAGGCCGAAGCGCTGGGGCTGGCCGAGTTGCACCGCCAGTTGGCCGAGGTTGACCCTGAGTCGGCGGCGCGTATCCACCCCAACGACCCGCAGCGATTGATCAGGGCGTTGGAGGTTTACCGGGTGAGTGGCGAGAGCATGACGGCACATCGACAGCGTCAATTCGCGGAAAGTCGCGGCGCAGACGCAGGCGCTGGCGGACATTTGCCCTATACTGTCGCGAGTTTGGCGATTGCTCCTACAGATCGTCACATTTTGCATCAGCGAATTGCGTTACGATTTTCACAGATGCTGGAACAGGGCTTCGTCGACGAGGTCCGATCGCTGCGAGCCAGAAGTGACTTGCACGCCGGGCTGCCGTCTATACGGGCAGTGGGGTATCGGCAGGTCTGGGATTACCTGGACGGCAAGCTGACTGAGAATGAGATGCGTGAACGCGGTATCATTGCCACCAGGCAGCTGGCCAAGCGGCAGTTCACCTGGTTGCGTGGCTGGCCTGAAGTACACTGGCTTGACAGCCTGGCCTGCGACAATCTGTCCCGCACCTTGAAATACCTTGGGGCCATCTCCATATTGAGCTGA
- the hflC gene encoding protease modulator HflC, whose amino-acid sequence MSNRSLIALIAAVVLAIVAWNSFYIVSQTERAVLLRFGKVVQADVQPGMHVKIPYVNQVRKFDARLMTLDAPTQRFLTLEKKAVMVDAYAKWRVKDAERFYTATSGMKQIADERLSRRLESGLRDQFGKRTLHEVVSGERDALMADITASLNRMAAKELGIEVVDVRVKAIDLPKEVNRSVFDRMSTEREREAREHRAKGNELAEGIRADADRQRRVLLAEAYREAEETRGDGDAQAAAIYAKAYTQDADFYAFYRSLQAYRESFSSKSDVLVLDPKNEFFRFLDKSRP is encoded by the coding sequence ATGAGCAACAGATCGCTGATCGCCCTGATCGCCGCCGTGGTCCTGGCCATCGTGGCCTGGAACAGCTTCTACATCGTGTCCCAGACCGAGCGTGCGGTATTGCTGCGCTTCGGTAAGGTAGTCCAGGCGGATGTACAGCCGGGCATGCACGTGAAGATTCCGTACGTGAACCAGGTGCGCAAGTTCGACGCCCGCCTGATGACCCTCGACGCCCCGACCCAGCGGTTCCTGACTCTGGAGAAGAAAGCGGTGATGGTCGACGCCTACGCCAAGTGGCGCGTCAAGGACGCCGAACGTTTCTACACCGCCACATCCGGCATGAAACAGATCGCCGACGAGCGTCTGTCGCGTCGTCTGGAAAGCGGCCTGCGTGACCAGTTCGGTAAACGTACCCTGCATGAAGTGGTTTCCGGTGAACGTGACGCGCTGATGGCTGACATCACTGCTTCGCTGAACCGCATGGCCGCCAAGGAGTTGGGTATCGAGGTGGTCGACGTGCGCGTCAAGGCCATCGACCTGCCGAAGGAAGTCAACCGCAGCGTGTTCGACCGCATGAGCACCGAGCGTGAACGTGAAGCCCGCGAGCACCGCGCCAAGGGTAACGAGTTGGCTGAAGGTATCCGTGCCGATGCCGATCGTCAGCGCCGCGTACTGCTGGCTGAGGCCTATCGCGAAGCAGAGGAAACCCGCGGTGACGGCGACGCCCAGGCGGCCGCCATCTACGCCAAGGCCTACACCCAGGACGCTGATTTCTATGCGTTCTACCGTAGTCTGCAGGCGTACCGCGAGAGCTTCTCGAGCAAGAGCGACGTGCTGGTCCTGGATCCGAAGAACGAGTTCTTCCGCTTCCTGGACAAGAGCAGGCCGTGA